A single Anopheles funestus chromosome 2RL, idAnoFuneDA-416_04, whole genome shotgun sequence DNA region contains:
- the LOC125761386 gene encoding opsin-3, producing MFLVNETISEGAMLLPMARTAGEMPKLLGWNLPPEEQYLVHDHWKGFPAPPYYMHLMLAMIYFVLMNTSIIGNGIVLWIFGTSKSLRNGSNMFIINLAIFDLLMMFEMPMFLVNSFSERLVGYGLGCSIYAAFGSMSGIGGAISNAVIAFDRYRTISNPLDGRLSRVQAALLICLTWLWTMPFTLLPLFEIWGRYIPEGYLTTCSFDYLTDDQDTRVFVGCIFTWAYVIPMVFICYFYARLFGHVRQHEQMLKNQARKMNVESLTANRNEKAQAVEMRIAKAAFTIFFLFVCAWTPYAIVTMIGAFGDRTLLTPLVTMVPAVCCKIVSCLDPWVYAISHPKYRQELERRLPWMGIKEAEDNVSTTESKATVVVDQASGNGGDNATN from the exons ATGTTTCTAGTAAACGAAACCATATCGGAAGGCGCCATGCTGTTGCCAATGGCGCGCACTGCTGGCGAAATGCCGAAGCTGTTGGGATGGAATCTACCACCCGAGGAGCAGTACCTAGTGCATGATCACTGGAAAGGTTTTCCAGCACCACCGTACTACATGCACTTGATGCTGGCCATGATCTACTTCGTACTGATGAATACTTCCATCATTGGTAATGGTATTGTGTTGTGGATATTCGGCAC CTCGAAGTCTCTTCGCAACGGTTCGAACATGTTCATCATCAATCTGGCGATCTTCGATCTGCTGATGATGTTCGAAATGCCCATGTTCCTGGTGAACTCATTCTCGGAGCGCTTGGTCGGATATGGGTTAGGCTGCTCGATATATGCCGCCTTCGGTAGCATGTCCGGTATCGGCGGTGCCATATCGAATGCCGTGATCGCGTTCGATCGGTATCGCACGATTTCCAACCCGCTTGATGGACGACTCAGCCGCGTACAGGCAGCACTGCTGATTTGTCTCACCTGGCTGTGGACGATGCCCTTCACACTGTTGCCACTGTTCGAGATCTGGGGTCGGTACATTCCCGAGGGCTACCTGACAACCTGCTCGTTCGATTATCTTACCGACGATCAGGACACGCGCGTCTTCGTTGGTTGCATCTTTACCTGGGCGTACGTGATACCGATGGTGTTCATTTGCTACTTCTACGCCCGGCTCTTTGGCCACGTGCGTCAACACGAACAGATGCTGAAGAATCAGGCCCGCAAGATGAATGTCGAGTCGCTCACGGCTAACCGCAACGAGAAGGCACAGGCTGTTGAGATGCGCATTGCTAAGGCCGCATTTACCATCTTCTTCCTGTTCGTGTGTGCCTGGACACCTTACGCCATTGTCACGATGATCGGTGCGTTCGGAGACAG GACATTGCTGACCCCGTTAGTTACGATGGTGCCGGCAGTTTGCTGTAAGATCGTCTCCTGTCTCGATCCGTGGGTTTATGCGATCAGCCATCCCAAGTACCGTCAGGAGCTGGAGCGTCGTCTACCGTGGATGGGCATCAAGGAGGCGGAAGACAACGTCAGCACGACCGAAAGCAAAGCAACTGTCGTCGTTGATCAGGCCTCAGGTAACGGTGGAGACAATGCCACCAACTAG